A region from the uncultured Sunxiuqinia sp. genome encodes:
- a CDS encoding co-chaperone GroES: MAELKGKILAGKILVQPQEAETKTASGIIIPDSAKEKPQVGQVVLVGADKKDEPMELKAGDAVFYGKYSGTELNIDGTDYLLMSQTDVLYIV; encoded by the coding sequence ATGGCAGAGTTAAAAGGTAAAATCCTTGCAGGTAAAATCCTGGTTCAACCTCAGGAAGCAGAAACAAAAACAGCTAGTGGAATTATTATTCCTGATTCCGCAAAAGAAAAACCACAGGTTGGTCAAGTCGTTTTGGTTGGTGCCGATAAAAAAGACGAGCCAATGGAACTGAAAGCTGGAGATGCTGTTTTCTATGGAAAATATTCCGGGACTGAGTTGAATATTGATGGGACTGACTACTTGTTGATGTCACAAACTGATGTATTATACATCGTTTAA
- the groL gene encoding chaperonin GroEL (60 kDa chaperone family; promotes refolding of misfolded polypeptides especially under stressful conditions; forms two stacked rings of heptamers to form a barrel-shaped 14mer; ends can be capped by GroES; misfolded proteins enter the barrel where they are refolded when GroES binds), whose product MAKEIKFDIEARDLLKKGVDQLADAVKVTLGPKGRNVVIEKKFGAPQITKDGVTVAKEIDLADAYENIGAQMVKEVASKTGDDAGDGTTTATVLAQSIVNVGLKNVAAGANPMDLKRGIDKAVTKVVESIKSQSNNIGDDNNKIKQVAKVSANGDEEIGSLIAEAMEKVHKEGVITVEEAKGTETYVDVVEGMQFDRGYISPYFVTNTEKMEADLENPFILIYDKKISTMKDLLPVLEQTAQSGRPLMIISEDVDGEALATLVVNRLRGSLKVCAVKAPGFGDRRKEMLEDLAILTGGTVITEEKGMKLEDTTIEMLGQAEKITVDKENTTVVAGAGDDDAIKARVGMLKRQIESTTSDYDREKLQERLAKLAGGVAVLYVGAASEVEMKEKKDRVDDALSATRAAVEEGIVPGGGVAYIRAIASLEGLTGENDDETTGIEIVKRAIEEPLRQIVSNAGKEGAVIVQKVIEGEGDFGYNARVDEYQNLYETGVIDPAKVTRVALENAASIAGMLLTTECVLVDEKEDAPAAMPPMGGGMGGGMGGMM is encoded by the coding sequence ATGGCTAAAGAAATTAAATTCGATATTGAAGCAAGAGACTTGCTAAAAAAAGGTGTTGACCAACTGGCTGATGCTGTTAAGGTAACTTTAGGACCAAAAGGTCGCAATGTAGTTATTGAGAAAAAATTCGGAGCTCCTCAAATCACCAAAGATGGTGTTACTGTAGCTAAAGAAATTGATCTGGCCGATGCCTACGAAAACATTGGTGCTCAAATGGTGAAAGAAGTAGCCAGCAAAACCGGTGACGATGCGGGTGACGGTACAACAACAGCGACTGTATTGGCACAATCAATTGTTAATGTTGGCTTGAAGAACGTTGCTGCAGGTGCTAACCCAATGGACTTGAAACGCGGTATCGACAAAGCTGTCACGAAAGTGGTTGAAAGCATTAAATCGCAATCAAACAATATTGGTGACGATAACAACAAAATCAAGCAAGTAGCCAAAGTTTCGGCAAACGGTGACGAGGAAATCGGCTCATTGATTGCTGAAGCCATGGAAAAAGTACACAAAGAAGGTGTAATTACTGTTGAAGAAGCCAAAGGAACAGAAACCTATGTTGATGTTGTTGAAGGTATGCAATTCGACCGTGGCTACATTTCTCCATATTTCGTAACCAATACCGAAAAAATGGAAGCTGACCTTGAAAATCCGTTCATCCTGATCTACGACAAAAAGATCAGCACCATGAAGGATCTGCTTCCCGTATTGGAACAAACAGCTCAAAGTGGACGTCCACTGATGATCATCTCCGAAGATGTTGATGGTGAAGCATTAGCTACTTTGGTTGTTAACCGCTTACGTGGTTCACTAAAAGTTTGTGCTGTAAAAGCCCCTGGATTTGGCGACCGTCGTAAAGAAATGCTGGAAGACTTGGCTATATTGACAGGTGGAACAGTAATTACCGAAGAAAAAGGTATGAAGCTGGAAGACACAACCATCGAAATGCTTGGTCAAGCTGAAAAAATTACTGTTGATAAAGAAAATACAACTGTTGTTGCCGGAGCTGGCGATGATGACGCAATCAAAGCGCGTGTAGGCATGCTTAAACGTCAGATTGAATCAACAACTTCTGACTACGATCGTGAAAAATTGCAAGAGCGTTTGGCTAAATTAGCTGGTGGTGTTGCAGTCCTGTATGTTGGTGCTGCTTCGGAAGTTGAAATGAAAGAAAAGAAAGACCGTGTTGACGATGCGTTGAGTGCAACCCGCGCCGCTGTTGAAGAAGGAATCGTTCCTGGTGGTGGTGTAGCTTATATCCGTGCCATTGCTTCGCTGGAAGGTTTAACCGGAGAAAACGATGACGAGACAACTGGTATTGAAATTGTAAAACGTGCCATTGAAGAACCATTGCGTCAGATTGTTTCTAATGCAGGTAAAGAAGGTGCTGTAATTGTACAAAAAGTTATAGAAGGCGAAGGCGACTTCGGCTACAACGCACGTGTTGACGAGTACCAAAATTTATACGAAACTGGTGTTATTGATCCAGCTAAAGTAACTCGTGTAGCACTTGAAAACGCAGCTTCAATTGCCGGAATGTTGTTGACAACCGAATGTGTTTTGGTTGATGAAAAAGAAGACGCACCAGCAGCAATGCCTCCAATGGGTGGCGGCATGGGCGGCGGCATGGGTGGCATGATGTAG
- a CDS encoding voltage-gated chloride channel family protein, with protein sequence MIKRIQWSFDQWEILKYVVRWFFLVIPVALVSGSMVALFLYLLNQATLLRWNYGWLIYFLPLAGVVIVALYRFKGKNSEAGNNLVMDEISKPGGGIPVRMAPFVLITTVVTHLFGGSAGREGTAVQIGGSMAHYIGKKLKLNKDDMRILLISGVAAGFGAVFGTPVTGAIFALEVMAIGRIKYDALLPAFLASVMADIVCSAYGIQHTHYHIDFQDTLSGSTAFLHFDLPLLLSVMVAGALFGLAGFAFSELSYIIKSLSNKYISKKLLIPVIGGVMVLAISFLLGTRDYLGIGVTTPDGTGVSIVNAFKAGGSDTFSWFWKLLLTAITLSTGFKGGEVTPLFFIGATLGNTLAIVSGNPVELFAGLGFIAVFAGATNTPLACTFMGVELFGGEYVLYYAVACFIAYYFSGHTGIYTSQRVSVSKANLNNSVDNNNTLKSIRDHKRKG encoded by the coding sequence ATGATAAAGCGAATTCAATGGTCTTTTGACCAATGGGAAATTCTTAAATATGTCGTTCGTTGGTTTTTTCTGGTGATACCGGTTGCCTTGGTCTCCGGGTCCATGGTAGCACTATTTTTATACCTGCTCAATCAGGCTACATTATTGCGGTGGAACTACGGGTGGTTGATCTATTTTTTACCGCTCGCCGGTGTTGTAATTGTTGCTTTGTATCGGTTTAAGGGGAAAAACTCGGAGGCGGGCAATAACCTGGTAATGGATGAGATCTCTAAGCCGGGTGGGGGTATTCCGGTTCGAATGGCTCCTTTTGTGCTGATCACTACAGTGGTTACTCACTTATTTGGAGGGTCGGCCGGGCGAGAGGGAACGGCGGTGCAAATAGGAGGTAGCATGGCTCATTATATCGGTAAAAAGTTAAAGCTGAATAAAGATGACATGCGTATTCTGTTAATCTCGGGAGTGGCTGCCGGCTTTGGAGCTGTTTTTGGAACCCCGGTTACCGGTGCAATCTTTGCCCTTGAAGTAATGGCAATTGGCAGGATTAAGTATGATGCTTTGCTCCCCGCCTTTCTGGCTTCGGTAATGGCCGATATCGTGTGTTCTGCCTACGGAATCCAGCATACCCATTACCATATCGATTTTCAGGACACGCTGTCCGGAAGTACAGCATTTCTTCATTTCGATCTTCCACTTTTACTTTCGGTAATGGTGGCGGGGGCACTATTCGGCTTGGCCGGGTTTGCGTTTTCTGAATTGTCGTATATTATAAAGAGCTTGTCGAATAAATACATCAGTAAAAAATTACTGATTCCGGTTATTGGAGGAGTGATGGTTCTTGCGATCTCGTTCTTGTTAGGCACAAGAGATTACTTGGGTATTGGAGTGACCACTCCTGATGGAACGGGAGTTAGCATTGTGAATGCATTTAAAGCAGGAGGATCTGACACCTTTAGTTGGTTTTGGAAACTTTTGCTCACGGCAATTACACTGAGTACCGGATTTAAGGGAGGGGAAGTAACTCCTCTGTTTTTTATTGGTGCTACCTTGGGTAATACTTTAGCGATTGTGTCCGGAAATCCGGTTGAGTTATTTGCCGGCCTTGGGTTTATTGCCGTTTTTGCCGGAGCAACGAATACTCCGCTGGCTTGCACTTTTATGGGAGTCGAGCTTTTTGGTGGCGAATATGTATTGTATTATGCGGTGGCTTGCTTTATTGCTTATTATTTTTCTGGACATACGGGCATTTATACTTCACAGCGGGTAAGCGTTTCCAAAGCTAATCTGAATAATAGTGTTGATAATAATAACACCTTGAAATCGATTCGGGATCATAAAAGAAAAGGATAA
- a CDS encoding LptE family protein: MTLTNRFKSLILIALFVLAGGGLFQNCKVSYSFTGASIAPDVKTFTVYYFPNRARLINPNLSQQMTEALQDKLLRQTSLDQVQEKGDLEFEGQITGYDTRPMNISEGDLAAETRLTVTIKVKYTNNKSPDDNWEKTFSAYEDFNSNQILSSVEDELIVDILDKLTEDIFNASIANW, from the coding sequence ATGACATTAACTAATCGATTCAAGAGTCTAATACTTATTGCATTATTTGTGTTAGCCGGAGGTGGTCTGTTTCAAAACTGTAAAGTATCCTACTCATTTACAGGAGCCTCGATTGCGCCCGATGTAAAAACCTTTACCGTCTATTATTTCCCCAACAGGGCGCGGTTAATCAATCCAAATTTGAGCCAGCAAATGACTGAAGCCTTGCAGGATAAGTTATTGCGCCAAACATCGTTAGATCAAGTTCAAGAAAAAGGCGATCTGGAGTTTGAAGGACAAATAACAGGCTACGACACACGCCCGATGAATATTTCGGAAGGCGATTTGGCAGCTGAAACACGACTAACAGTAACTATAAAAGTAAAATACACCAACAACAAAAGCCCTGATGACAACTGGGAAAAAACATTCTCGGCCTATGAAGATTTTAATAGCAATCAAATTCTAAGTTCAGTTGAAGACGAGCTAATTGTTGATATTTTGGATAAATTAACCGAAGATATTTTTAATGCTTCTATCGCGAATTGGTGA
- the secG gene encoding preprotein translocase subunit SecG, whose translation MYTLITVLIFITCVLLILIVLVQNSKGGGLASNFQSSNQIMGVRKTTDFLEKATWALAGALLFFSVLGSAFIPRTAEEVNQSAIQEQIENAVDPNAVPNFPTTVPDQDQPTEETPAPTE comes from the coding sequence ATGTACACGCTAATTACTGTTTTAATTTTCATCACTTGTGTTCTTTTGATCCTGATTGTACTGGTTCAAAATTCAAAAGGTGGTGGTCTCGCCAGCAACTTCCAATCATCAAACCAAATTATGGGTGTTCGTAAAACAACCGATTTTTTGGAAAAAGCAACCTGGGCTCTCGCTGGAGCTTTATTGTTCTTTTCTGTTTTAGGAAGTGCTTTTATTCCACGAACAGCTGAAGAAGTAAATCAATCGGCTATTCAGGAACAAATTGAAAATGCAGTTGATCCTAACGCTGTTCCTAACTTCCCTACAACGGTACCAGATCAAGATCAACCAACAGAAGAAACACCTGCTCCTACTGAATAA